One segment of Agrococcus sp. ProA11 DNA contains the following:
- a CDS encoding MFS transporter produces the protein MSQAQSAEQAPDDEIVVSPRDVRRIAGAAFVGTALEWYDYFLFGTAAALVFNRLFFTELDPSAAVLASLATFGVGFAARPIGAFIFGVLGDRIGRRPTLILTIVLIGLATGIIGLLPTYADVGLLAPALLVTLRLLQGLAVGGEWGGATTIAIEHAPVKQRARYAALVQVGSPVGTLMSSGAIALVLLFPPAEFDAWAWRLPFLAAFPLLGIALWIRLKVEESPIFEDLVRLDQRAKVPALQVFTKAWGRLIVAVMAAFLGVGGFYVMNTFVVSYAANTLGLDRSIAVNATLIAAVAQIVVILLCGRLAEKIGPGRVTFWGGLLTAAAAAPLFWLIDTGSPWAITLAVTAGISLLTITYAVTGALLTELFPPELRYSGVSLGYNIAGALSGFLPFLATWMISLSGEAVSWPAVVILAIVALITAAGGFFGERLRVRDKEIVRSAAS, from the coding sequence ATGTCCCAAGCACAGAGCGCCGAGCAGGCGCCGGACGACGAGATCGTCGTCAGTCCCCGTGACGTGCGCCGCATCGCTGGCGCCGCCTTCGTCGGCACCGCGCTCGAGTGGTACGACTACTTCCTGTTCGGCACCGCCGCCGCGCTGGTGTTCAACCGGCTGTTCTTCACCGAGCTCGACCCGAGCGCCGCGGTGCTCGCGTCGCTCGCCACGTTCGGTGTCGGCTTCGCGGCACGCCCCATCGGCGCATTCATCTTCGGCGTGCTCGGCGACCGCATCGGCCGACGCCCCACGCTCATCCTGACGATCGTGCTGATCGGTCTCGCGACCGGCATCATCGGCCTGCTGCCGACCTATGCCGACGTGGGCCTGCTCGCACCGGCGCTGCTCGTCACGCTGCGCCTGCTGCAGGGTCTCGCCGTCGGCGGCGAGTGGGGTGGCGCGACCACCATCGCGATCGAGCACGCTCCCGTGAAGCAGCGCGCCCGCTACGCGGCGCTCGTGCAGGTCGGATCCCCGGTCGGCACGCTCATGTCGTCGGGCGCGATCGCGCTCGTGCTGCTCTTCCCGCCCGCCGAGTTCGACGCCTGGGCATGGCGCCTGCCGTTCCTCGCGGCCTTCCCGCTGCTCGGCATCGCGCTCTGGATCCGGCTCAAGGTCGAGGAGTCGCCGATCTTTGAGGACCTCGTGCGCCTCGACCAGCGCGCCAAGGTGCCCGCGCTGCAGGTCTTCACGAAGGCATGGGGCCGGCTCATCGTCGCCGTCATGGCGGCCTTCCTGGGCGTCGGTGGCTTCTACGTCATGAACACGTTCGTGGTCAGCTACGCCGCGAACACGCTGGGCCTCGACCGCAGCATCGCCGTGAACGCGACGCTCATCGCAGCGGTCGCGCAGATCGTCGTCATCCTGCTGTGCGGCCGCCTGGCCGAGAAGATCGGACCGGGACGCGTGACGTTCTGGGGCGGTCTGCTGACGGCCGCTGCAGCCGCGCCGCTGTTCTGGCTCATCGACACGGGCTCGCCGTGGGCGATCACGCTCGCGGTCACCGCGGGCATCTCGCTGTTGACGATCACGTACGCCGTGACCGGCGCGCTGCTGACCGAGCTGTTCCCGCCGGAGCTGCGCTACAGCGGCGTCTCGCTGGGCTACAACATCGCCGGCGCGCTCTCGGGCTTCCTGCCGTTCCTCGCGACCTGGATGATCAGCCTCAGCGGCGAGGCCGTGTCGTGGCCCGCCGTGGTGATCCTCGCGATCGTGGCACTCATCACCGCAGCTGGCGGCTTCTTCGGCGAGCGCCTGCGGGTGCGCGACAAGGAGATCGTGCGGAGCGCCGCCTCCTGA
- a CDS encoding alpha/beta hydrolase, whose protein sequence is MEHASSADGTQIAVHRIGTGRPVVIVGGAFSTADAAGALVEAVAAEGFEGVSFDRRGRGDSGDATEGQRIAPFSPEREAEDIAAVIDAVGGRAIVLGHSSGALVALLAAGHGVPIDHLFLSEPPLRFGTGEPPANLPQRLQALVDAGRGGEAVVLFQREGIGLPEPMIEQLRSSPLFEHLTSLAQSTVYDAMIAAATSDPSAQLLSITVPTTVLVGVETMPLLARAAPMLVERMPAAELVQVPESMHHVIDPPATAAIIAARAASP, encoded by the coding sequence ATGGAGCACGCGAGTTCAGCCGATGGCACGCAGATCGCCGTGCATCGCATCGGCACCGGGCGGCCGGTCGTGATCGTCGGCGGCGCGTTCTCGACCGCGGACGCCGCAGGCGCGCTCGTCGAGGCAGTCGCCGCCGAGGGTTTCGAAGGAGTCAGCTTCGACCGCAGGGGGCGCGGCGACAGCGGCGACGCGACCGAGGGGCAGCGCATCGCGCCCTTCTCGCCCGAGCGCGAGGCTGAGGACATCGCGGCCGTCATCGACGCCGTCGGCGGGCGCGCGATCGTGCTCGGGCACTCCTCCGGCGCGCTGGTCGCGCTCCTGGCCGCCGGGCACGGCGTGCCGATCGATCACCTGTTCCTTTCCGAGCCGCCGCTGCGGTTCGGCACGGGAGAGCCGCCCGCGAATCTTCCGCAGCGCCTGCAGGCACTCGTCGACGCTGGCCGAGGCGGGGAGGCGGTCGTGCTGTTCCAGCGCGAGGGGATCGGCCTGCCCGAGCCGATGATCGAGCAGCTCCGGTCGTCGCCGCTGTTCGAGCACCTGACCTCACTGGCGCAGTCGACCGTCTACGACGCGATGATCGCCGCGGCGACATCCGACCCGAGTGCGCAGCTGCTGTCGATCACGGTCCCGACCACCGTGCTGGTGGGCGTCGAGACGATGCCGCTGCTCGCGCGCGCGGCGCCGATGCTGGTCGAGCGGATGCCGGCGGCCGAGCTCGTGCAGGTGCCCGAGTCGATGCACCATGTCATCGATCCGCCAGCGACGGCTGCGATCATCGCCGCTCGCGCAGCATCCCCCTGA
- a CDS encoding LapA family protein yields the protein MNTDPTSDDRPLHDGSDRTAADRSAGVPPRTQASSTERTTSSPTEAQREDRPRVVVTDPSLDQHQGQGITGGTWIALILGTLILILLLIFILQNNVEASFAYFGWQFTLPLGVAMLFAAIAGVLVAGLLGSVRLFKLSRRVRRLEEERANIKRALR from the coding sequence ATGAACACGGATCCCACCTCGGACGACCGCCCGCTGCACGACGGCTCCGACCGCACCGCCGCAGATCGCTCGGCGGGCGTGCCCCCGCGCACCCAGGCTTCGAGCACCGAGCGCACGACCTCGAGCCCGACCGAGGCGCAGCGCGAGGACCGCCCCCGCGTGGTCGTCACCGACCCCTCGCTCGACCAGCACCAGGGCCAGGGCATCACGGGCGGCACCTGGATCGCGCTGATCCTCGGCACGCTCATCCTGATCCTGCTGCTCATCTTCATCCTCCAGAACAACGTCGAGGCGTCGTTCGCCTACTTCGGCTGGCAGTTCACGCTGCCGCTCGGCGTCGCCATGCTGTTCGCGGCGATCGCCGGCGTGCTCGTGGCGGGGCTGCTGGGCTCGGTGCGCCTGTTCAAGCTGAGCCGTCGCGTGCGCAGGCTCGAGGAGGAGCGCGCGAACATCAAGCGCGCCCTGCGCTGA
- a CDS encoding SDR family NAD(P)-dependent oxidoreductase, with the protein MDAADVATTLRVLATLHEMDRDDPHYVAVRQATANMFKEVKLASRKAKHARIQAADRAVIAATATGAPDRIDDETRGIPLATRAAAPTVGELLRSRGCYICKQQYTLVDAFYHQLCPDCARLSHAKRDARTDLTGKRALLTGGRAKIGMHIALRLLRDGAHTTITTRFPRDAVRRFASLEDSAEWLDRLKVVGIDLRDPAQVVALAEDVAAAGPLDILINNAAQTVRRSPGAYAPLVEAESSPLPELSPHGGPMPELVTFGHTNDAHPLALAASVASHPILASAASTADELTAQAMAAGSSSLERLAAGTAIDAGGLLPDEEHVNSWTQHVDQVEPLEMLEVQLANMTAPFLLVSKLRPAMAASGAHRKYIVNVSAMEGVFGRGYKGPGHPHTNMAKAALNMLTRTSAREMFESDRILMTAVDTGWITDERPHFTKVRLAEEGFHAPLDLVDGAARVYDPIVRGEAGEDLFGIFLKDYDKGAW; encoded by the coding sequence ATCGATGCGGCCGACGTCGCGACGACCCTCCGCGTCCTGGCGACCCTGCACGAGATGGATCGCGACGACCCGCACTACGTCGCCGTGCGGCAGGCCACCGCGAACATGTTCAAGGAGGTCAAGCTCGCGAGCCGCAAGGCGAAGCACGCGCGCATCCAGGCCGCCGACCGCGCGGTGATCGCCGCGACCGCGACGGGCGCACCCGACCGCATCGACGACGAGACGCGCGGCATCCCGCTGGCGACCAGGGCCGCCGCACCGACCGTCGGCGAGCTGCTGCGATCGCGCGGCTGCTACATCTGCAAGCAGCAGTACACGCTGGTCGACGCCTTCTACCACCAGCTCTGCCCCGACTGCGCTCGCCTCAGCCACGCGAAGCGCGACGCCCGCACCGACCTCACGGGCAAGCGCGCGCTGCTCACCGGCGGCCGCGCGAAGATCGGCATGCACATCGCGCTGCGGCTGCTGCGCGATGGCGCCCACACCACCATCACGACGCGGTTCCCGCGGGATGCGGTGCGCAGGTTCGCGTCGCTGGAGGACTCCGCGGAGTGGCTCGACCGGCTGAAGGTCGTCGGCATCGACCTGCGCGACCCGGCCCAGGTGGTCGCGCTCGCCGAGGATGTCGCGGCCGCCGGGCCGCTCGACATCCTGATCAACAACGCGGCGCAGACGGTGCGCCGCTCCCCCGGTGCCTATGCGCCGCTCGTCGAGGCGGAGTCGTCGCCGCTGCCGGAGCTCTCGCCGCACGGCGGCCCGATGCCGGAGCTCGTGACCTTCGGGCACACGAACGACGCGCATCCGCTCGCCCTCGCGGCCTCGGTCGCGAGCCACCCGATCCTCGCGAGCGCGGCGTCGACGGCCGACGAGCTGACCGCGCAGGCGATGGCCGCGGGTTCGAGCTCGCTCGAGCGGCTGGCGGCCGGCACCGCGATCGACGCCGGCGGCCTGCTGCCGGACGAGGAGCACGTCAACTCCTGGACGCAGCACGTCGACCAGGTCGAGCCGCTCGAGATGCTCGAGGTGCAGCTGGCGAACATGACCGCGCCGTTCCTGCTGGTGTCGAAGCTGCGACCGGCGATGGCCGCGTCGGGCGCGCACCGCAAGTACATCGTGAACGTGTCGGCGATGGAGGGCGTGTTCGGCCGCGGCTACAAGGGCCCCGGTCACCCGCACACGAACATGGCGAAGGCCGCGCTCAACATGCTCACGCGCACGAGCGCCCGCGAGATGTTCGAGAGCGACCGCATCCTCATGACCGCCGTCGACACCGGCTGGATCACCGATGAGCGCCCCCACTTCACGAAGGTGCGGCTGGCCGAGGAGGGCTTCCACGCGCCGCTCGACCTGGTCGACGGTGCCGCGCGTGTCTACGACCCGATCGTGCGCGGCGAGGCGGGCGAGGATCTGTTCGGCATCTTCCTGAAGGACTACGACAAGGGCGCCTGGTGA
- a CDS encoding GntR family transcriptional regulator gives MPGPVPKYVELAARLREQVARQAVGTPVPSERDLAIEEGVSRMTARKAIEMLVAEGRVTREVGRGSFVARPALSVPLTLTSFTESMLQWGMVPSAQVVEATTAPAGELAATFAVAPDEPLVRLTRVRLADGRPMALERASLLATAAPGLLEAADFSTASLYDVLEHRYGVRFDAGTQVIHAGLIDADDAALLDAEPGSPALEFVRTSTAAGTVLERTVSIYPADRFALSAAITPTRAPGSAPTAGR, from the coding sequence ATGCCCGGCCCCGTTCCGAAGTACGTCGAGCTCGCCGCGCGCCTGCGCGAGCAGGTCGCGCGACAGGCGGTCGGCACGCCGGTGCCCAGCGAGCGGGATCTCGCGATCGAGGAGGGCGTCTCGCGCATGACCGCGCGCAAGGCGATCGAGATGCTGGTCGCAGAGGGCCGGGTGACGCGCGAGGTCGGCAGGGGCAGCTTCGTCGCGCGCCCCGCGCTGAGCGTGCCGCTCACGCTCACGAGCTTCACCGAGAGCATGCTGCAGTGGGGCATGGTCCCCTCGGCGCAGGTCGTCGAGGCCACGACCGCGCCGGCGGGAGAGCTGGCGGCGACGTTCGCCGTCGCGCCAGACGAGCCGCTCGTGCGACTCACGCGCGTGCGACTCGCCGACGGGCGACCGATGGCGCTCGAGCGAGCGTCGCTGCTCGCCACCGCGGCGCCGGGCCTGCTCGAGGCCGCCGACTTCTCCACCGCATCGCTCTACGACGTGCTCGAGCACCGATACGGCGTGCGATTCGACGCCGGCACGCAGGTGATCCATGCCGGCCTCATCGACGCCGACGACGCCGCGCTCCTCGACGCCGAGCCGGGCTCACCCGCGCTCGAATTCGTGCGCACCTCGACGGCCGCAGGCACGGTGCTCGAGCGCACCGTGTCGATCTATCCGGCCGACCGCTTCGCGCTCTCGGCAGCGATCACGCCGACCCGAGCTCCGGGATCCGCGCCGACAGCCGGGCGATGA
- a CDS encoding sugar isomerase domain-containing protein, whose translation MTTFGAFVDQVIDANTEPLERAAHAVLATLRADGLVRTAGAGHSLAAVMESFYRAGGLAQVRPLWHPSLLPLGDAAGSTRGERQPGLGLDVVARAGVEARDTVVVFSSSGINHFPVEVAHAAASAGATVIAVTSVGASRAAEPRAGARLFELASIVLDTRAPVGDVSRPSADPITAPVSSLATNALWSALLERVVLLEPDAPLWRSANVAGNDDANAALIARLSARIPELGSA comes from the coding sequence GTGACCACGTTCGGCGCCTTCGTGGACCAGGTGATCGACGCCAACACCGAGCCGCTCGAGCGTGCCGCGCACGCGGTGCTCGCGACGCTGCGCGCCGATGGGCTCGTGCGCACCGCCGGCGCCGGGCACTCGCTCGCCGCGGTGATGGAGTCGTTCTACCGCGCCGGTGGCCTCGCGCAGGTGCGGCCGCTGTGGCATCCGTCGCTGCTGCCGCTCGGCGACGCGGCCGGCTCGACGCGCGGTGAGCGGCAGCCGGGGCTGGGTCTGGATGTCGTCGCGCGCGCTGGCGTGGAGGCGCGCGACACCGTCGTGGTCTTCTCGAGCTCCGGCATCAACCACTTCCCCGTCGAGGTGGCGCACGCGGCCGCGAGCGCGGGTGCGACCGTGATCGCGGTGACCTCGGTCGGCGCGAGCCGCGCCGCCGAGCCGCGGGCGGGCGCTCGCCTGTTCGAGCTCGCGAGCATCGTGCTCGACACCAGGGCGCCGGTGGGCGACGTGTCGCGGCCGTCCGCGGATCCGATCACGGCTCCTGTGTCGAGCCTCGCCACCAATGCGCTGTGGTCTGCCCTGCTCGAGCGCGTCGTGCTGCTCGAGCCGGATGCGCCGCTGTGGCGGAGCGCGAACGTGGCGGGCAACGACGACGCGAACGCCGCGCTCATCGCCCGGCTGTCGGCGCGGATCCCGGAGCTCGGGTCGGCGTGA